The Macrobrachium rosenbergii isolate ZJJX-2024 chromosome 14, ASM4041242v1, whole genome shotgun sequence sequence TGCAGAaagacttcccacagtcattgcaggTGAAGGCCATCTCCCCAGTGTGGATCGCCATGTGGCTCTTGAGATTTGATTTCTTgcagaatgacttcccacagtcattgcacacgaagggcctctcccccgtgtggatcaccatgtgggcattgagatgccatttctgggagaatgacttgGAGCACAGTCAGTTTTTGGTGAAGGGCCTATccccgtgtggattgccatgtgggtcttgagaactgatttctgggagaacgacttcccacagtcattttttgtttttgaaggacCTCTCCAGGTGTGGTTCCTCATGTGTATATTGAGATATGACTTGctggagaatgacttcccacagtcattgcacaaGAAtggcctctcccccgtgtggtTCCTCATGTGCATATTGAGATATGGCTTGctggagaatgacttcccacagtcattgcacacgAAGGacctctcccccgtgtggatcgCCATGTGGGTCTTGAGATTTGATTTCAGGGAGAaagacttcccacagtcattgcacacgAAGGAcctctcccctgtgtggatcaccatgtgggtcttgagatttgatttctgggagaacgacttcccacagtcattgcacacgaagggcctctcccccgtgtggattgccatgtgggtcttgagaattgatttctgggagaacgacttcccacagtccttgcacgtGAATGGCCTCTCCCCTGTGTGGTTCCTCATATGTATATTGAGATATGACTTGctggagaatgacttcccacagttgTTGCACATGAAGGACCTCTCCCCCATGTGGATCGCCACGTTTCTTTCAAGATTTGCCTTCCTGGAGAATGACTTCCCCCAGTCGTCACAAGTGTATGCCCTCTCTCCATTGTGGGTCTTGATGT is a genomic window containing:
- the LOC136845659 gene encoding gastrula zinc finger protein XlCGF57.1-like, encoding MSLVKHENTGLAVSDAPASCTSLSLDPLMEIKMEMKMEVEVCYESDGSMKHGSEDFMSAIGGEDDLPPIRKEVDKEKPFVCRECGKAFSMKTHLEQHFQSHTGKRADSCGKCGKAFSQKSSLREHIKTHNGERAYTCDDWGKSFSRKANLERNVAIHMGERSFMCNNCGKSFSSKSYLNIHMRNHTGERPFTCKDCGKSFSQKSILKTHMAIHTGERPFVCNDCGKSFSQKSNLKTHMVIHTGERSFVCNDCGKSFSLKSNLKTHMAIHTGERSFVCNDCGKSFSSKPYLNMHMRNHTGERPFLCNDCGKSFSSKSYLNIHMRNHTWRGPSKTKNDCGKSFSQKSVLKTHMSFSQKWHLNAHMVIHTGERPFVCNDCGKSFCKKSNLKSHMAIHTGEMAFTCNDCGKSFCKKSYLKSHMMIHLGGSHLLAKCGKTFSSRKSLK